From the genome of Kiritimatiellia bacterium, one region includes:
- a CDS encoding GTP cyclohydrolase, FolE2/MptA family, producing the protein MRAKEQRFLVDVGMSDLPFPMKVISRDCAGGQSTIANISVNARIMHEFEARWIDEFIKIVHEHRDRIGTETLGANIKDYGKRLKASMVRIDFDYPFFIEKRTPVAKEKCLVRYLCRYSAKSPSIGGKPSITFRISVPCITTYPSSRASVPQGLFGQLSVFQVEVVPKKEVYPEDIVDIVDRHAIVPVYSFLTEEDQNFVIAEIHSKQKTSVVALDEIKTDLANNNCIDWYSVTCSNYGMLHTYSTVISTEKSSWVPFSGYEGEV; encoded by the coding sequence ATGAGAGCGAAAGAGCAAAGATTTCTGGTGGATGTCGGCATGAGCGACCTGCCATTTCCGATGAAAGTTATTTCAAGGGATTGTGCCGGCGGCCAGTCCACAATTGCGAATATTTCAGTCAACGCGCGTATCATGCATGAATTTGAGGCGCGCTGGATAGATGAATTCATTAAAATAGTCCACGAACACCGCGACCGGATCGGAACCGAAACTCTCGGCGCCAATATCAAGGATTATGGCAAAAGGCTGAAGGCCTCCATGGTCAGGATTGATTTTGACTATCCGTTTTTTATTGAAAAGCGCACGCCTGTCGCCAAGGAAAAATGCCTCGTCAGATATCTGTGCCGTTATTCCGCCAAGTCTCCGTCCATCGGCGGCAAGCCGAGCATTACTTTTAGAATTTCAGTGCCTTGTATTACCACTTATCCCTCAAGCCGGGCCAGCGTTCCGCAAGGACTTTTCGGACAACTGAGCGTTTTCCAGGTTGAAGTTGTCCCGAAAAAGGAGGTTTATCCGGAAGATATCGTTGACATAGTGGATCGGCATGCCATCGTCCCCGTCTATTCCTTCCTGACCGAGGAGGATCAGAATTTTGTCATTGCTGAAATACACTCAAAACAAAAAACAAGCGTAGTCGCGCTGGATGAAATCAAGACCGACCTGGCCAATAACAACTGTATAGACTGGTACTCGGTGACCTGCAGTAATTACGGCATGTTGCATACTTACAGCACCGTGATCAGCACCGAAAAGAGCTCATGGGTCCCTTTCAGCGGTTATGAAGGCGAAGTCTGA
- a CDS encoding NAD(P)/FAD-dependent oxidoreductase, with product MEKVDIVIIGAGAVGLAVARELSSRKKEIVLLERHESFGREASSRNSEVIHAGMYYPACSLKARLCVEGNHLLRELCRKHGIPHAFPGKIIVAANETEKDKIELLFDQGNRNGVPGLRLLSRKDISGMEPRVSAAAGLWSPATGIVDSHRLMSFFAQSAGAAGVTIVYGCEAAGVQKTADGFLLETRGAAGATLNIGCEILVNAAGLRSDAVAALAGIDIDAAGYRLHPCKGEYFSVASRHRGKLSHLVYPAPTAISLGVHSVLKLDGSLKLGPNAFYVDELTYGVDAAHRREFYDSARKYLPFIEYEDLQPDMAGIRAKLQTAGESFRDFVIREESARGLPGLINLIGLESPALTASPAIARHVAGLIR from the coding sequence GTGGAAAAAGTTGATATCGTGATTATCGGCGCGGGCGCGGTCGGTCTGGCCGTTGCCAGGGAACTCTCATCCCGTAAAAAAGAAATCGTGCTTCTGGAGCGGCACGAGAGTTTCGGGCGGGAGGCTTCCTCGCGCAACAGCGAAGTGATCCACGCCGGGATGTATTATCCGGCTTGTTCGTTGAAAGCCCGGTTATGCGTGGAAGGCAACCATCTGCTGCGTGAATTATGCCGGAAGCACGGCATCCCCCACGCCTTTCCCGGAAAAATCATTGTGGCGGCCAATGAAACCGAGAAGGACAAAATTGAGCTTCTCTTTGACCAGGGCAATCGGAACGGCGTTCCCGGCCTCCGGCTTCTGAGCAGGAAGGACATTTCGGGCATGGAGCCGCGGGTGTCGGCCGCGGCCGGTTTGTGGAGTCCGGCCACTGGCATCGTGGATTCCCATCGCCTGATGAGTTTTTTCGCGCAATCGGCCGGCGCGGCCGGGGTAACCATCGTTTACGGGTGCGAAGCGGCCGGTGTGCAAAAAACCGCGGATGGATTTTTGCTTGAGACGCGCGGCGCGGCCGGCGCAACGCTGAACATCGGCTGTGAAATTCTTGTCAACGCGGCCGGCCTGCGTTCCGATGCCGTGGCCGCCCTGGCCGGCATTGACATTGATGCGGCCGGGTACCGCCTTCATCCCTGCAAGGGCGAATATTTTTCGGTGGCGTCCCGCCATCGCGGAAAACTTTCGCATCTGGTTTATCCGGCGCCGACCGCCATCAGTCTCGGAGTGCACAGCGTGTTGAAACTGGATGGCAGCCTGAAACTCGGCCCCAATGCCTTTTATGTGGATGAGCTGACTTACGGCGTGGATGCCGCCCATCGCCGTGAATTTTATGACAGCGCCCGGAAATACCTGCCCTTCATAGAATATGAAGATCTCCAGCCGGATATGGCCGGCATCCGCGCCAAACTGCAAACCGCCGGGGAGTCTTTCCGCGATTTTGTCATCCGCGAGGAATCGGCGCGCGGGTTGCCCGGCCTGATCAATCTTATCGGGCTTGAATCGCCGGCCTTGACGGCCTCGCCCGCCATCGCGCGCCACGTTGCCGGATTAATACGTTGA
- a CDS encoding ABC transporter permease, translated as MIRLSNVFKTYDRGETAVHALQGVSLEIAEGEFVAVMGPSGSGKSTLLHILGLLDVLDDGNYNLFGHDIHHLSDDALTGIRNTSIGFVFQHFNLLPRTTALENVLLPVLYAHHKPNPEAGRQALSAIGLADRITHRPNELSGGQQQRVAIARALINNPRLILADEPTGNLDSKSAGEIMEIIAGLNRAGLTVVMVTHEEDIARYAGRIIHMRDGMIQRDEPNAARRKMETRNPQISGRPSPPPSRNPPTASSGQNGWKSLAAGTAANLKQAWRALRANKVRAALSMLGILIGVAAVIAMLAIGQGARKSIEDQLASMGSNLLTMRSGPPRTGGVRMSEGMITRFTRENIADIKREIHTVSNAAGVVYGRGQATYGGKNWNTRVMGVEPVYAPMHASRPIVGRFFNENEMLAKARVAAIGMTLVRELFDGANPLGEYVKINKVNFQVVGVLPEKGSTHWWDQDDLIMIPLTTAMDRLLGTKYLHLIEIEVASQADMEKTQEQIRELIIRTHRLPPSRHESFDIRNMAEIQDALTETSRVLSWLLSGIAAVSMLVGGIGIMNIMLVSVTERTREIGIRKAVGAKRRDIMIQFLTEALVISIFGGLMGITCGWLISLGVSYFADWASIVTAFSITLAVSFSAAIGVVFGLWPARKAAVLSPIDALRYE; from the coding sequence ATGATTCGCCTTTCCAACGTTTTCAAGACTTACGACCGCGGGGAAACCGCGGTGCATGCCCTGCAGGGGGTTTCGCTTGAAATAGCCGAGGGCGAATTTGTCGCGGTCATGGGGCCTTCCGGATCGGGCAAATCAACCCTCCTGCATATTCTCGGCCTGCTGGATGTGCTTGACGACGGCAACTATAATCTCTTCGGCCATGACATCCACCATCTTTCCGACGACGCCCTGACTGGAATACGAAACACTTCCATCGGCTTTGTCTTCCAGCATTTCAACCTTCTGCCGCGCACCACCGCCCTGGAAAACGTCTTGCTGCCGGTTCTCTATGCCCACCACAAGCCAAACCCGGAAGCGGGCCGGCAGGCCCTGTCGGCAATCGGTCTGGCCGACCGGATCACGCACCGGCCCAACGAGCTTTCAGGCGGCCAACAGCAGCGCGTGGCCATCGCGCGCGCGTTGATCAACAATCCGCGCCTCATACTGGCGGACGAGCCGACCGGCAATCTGGATTCAAAGAGCGCCGGAGAAATCATGGAAATCATCGCCGGCCTCAACCGCGCGGGATTGACCGTGGTGATGGTAACGCACGAGGAGGATATCGCCCGTTATGCCGGCCGCATAATCCACATGCGCGACGGCATGATCCAGCGCGACGAGCCGAACGCCGCAAGGCGGAAGATGGAAACACGGAATCCGCAAATCAGCGGACGGCCATCGCCCCCCCCCAGCCGGAATCCGCCAACCGCGAGTTCCGGTCAAAACGGCTGGAAATCCCTGGCCGCCGGCACGGCCGCCAATCTGAAGCAGGCCTGGCGGGCATTAAGGGCCAACAAGGTCCGCGCGGCTCTCTCCATGCTCGGCATTTTGATCGGCGTGGCGGCGGTAATCGCCATGCTGGCCATCGGCCAGGGGGCCAGAAAATCAATTGAGGACCAGCTCGCCAGCATGGGATCCAATCTGCTGACCATGCGCTCCGGCCCGCCGCGCACCGGGGGCGTGAGAATGTCGGAAGGCATGATCACCCGTTTCACCCGCGAGAACATCGCCGACATCAAGCGTGAAATCCACACCGTCAGCAATGCCGCCGGCGTGGTCTACGGCCGCGGCCAGGCAACCTACGGCGGCAAGAACTGGAACACGCGGGTCATGGGCGTGGAACCGGTTTACGCCCCCATGCACGCTTCCAGACCGATCGTCGGCCGCTTTTTCAACGAAAACGAAATGCTCGCAAAGGCGCGCGTGGCGGCCATCGGCATGACTCTCGTCCGCGAGCTCTTTGACGGCGCAAACCCGCTCGGCGAATATGTCAAAATCAACAAGGTCAATTTCCAGGTCGTCGGGGTCCTTCCGGAAAAGGGATCAACCCACTGGTGGGACCAGGATGATCTCATCATGATCCCGCTCACCACCGCCATGGACCGTCTGCTTGGAACAAAATATCTTCACCTGATTGAAATAGAAGTGGCCTCGCAGGCCGACATGGAAAAAACCCAGGAACAAATCCGCGAGTTGATCATCCGCACCCACCGCCTGCCGCCTTCGCGGCACGAGTCGTTTGACATCCGCAACATGGCGGAAATCCAGGACGCCCTGACCGAAACAAGCCGGGTATTGTCATGGCTTCTGTCGGGCATTGCGGCGGTTTCCATGCTGGTCGGCGGCATCGGCATCATGAACATCATGCTGGTCTCGGTTACGGAACGCACGCGCGAAATCGGCATCCGCAAGGCGGTCGGCGCCAAGCGCCGCGACATCATGATCCAATTTCTCACCGAGGCCCTGGTCATCAGCATTTTCGGAGGGCTGATGGGCATTACCTGCGGCTGGCTGATCAGCCTGGGGGTTTCGTATTTCGCGGACTGGGCGTCAATTGTGACAGCATTCTCCATCACGCTGGCGGTCTCCTTTTCAGCCGCCATCGGCGTTGTTTTCGGCCTCTGGCCGGCGCGCAAAGCCGCGGTTTTGAGCCCGATTGACGCGCTGCGCTACGAATGA